One segment of Thermococcus profundus DNA contains the following:
- a CDS encoding aminotransferase-like domain-containing protein, translating to MKKLEKKLSAEPINFDSFFSEKAMLMKASEVRELLKLVETSDVISLAGGLPAPETFPVETIKKIAVEVLEEHADKALQYGTTKGFTPLRLALARWMEKRYDIPMSKVEIMTVAGSQQALDLIGRVFLNPGDPIVVEAPTYLAAIQAFKYYDPEFISIPLDDKGMRVDLLEEKLEELRKQGKRVKIVYTVSTFQNPAGVTMSVDRRKKLLELANEYDFLIVEDGPYSELRYSGEPTPPIKHFDDYGRVIYLGTFSKILAPGFRIGWVAAHPHLIRKMEIAKQSIDLCTNTFGQAIAWKYVENGYLDEHIPKIIEFYKPRRDAMLEALEEYMPEGVEWTKPEGGMFVWVTLPEGIDTKLMMERAVAKGVAYVPGEAFFVHRDKKNTMRLNFTYVPEETIREGVRRLAETIKEEMKRVKG from the coding sequence ATGAAAAAACTTGAGAAGAAGCTCTCCGCCGAGCCCATAAACTTCGACTCGTTCTTCTCGGAGAAGGCAATGCTGATGAAGGCCTCCGAAGTGAGGGAACTCCTCAAGCTTGTCGAGACGAGCGATGTTATAAGTTTAGCCGGGGGTCTGCCCGCCCCTGAGACCTTTCCCGTGGAGACCATAAAGAAGATCGCCGTGGAAGTTCTTGAGGAACATGCCGACAAGGCCCTTCAGTACGGGACAACCAAGGGCTTCACACCCCTGCGCCTTGCCCTCGCAAGGTGGATGGAGAAGAGATACGATATCCCAATGAGCAAAGTCGAAATAATGACCGTTGCCGGCTCCCAGCAGGCGCTCGACCTCATAGGAAGGGTCTTCCTCAACCCCGGCGACCCCATAGTCGTCGAGGCCCCAACTTACCTGGCCGCGATCCAGGCCTTCAAGTACTACGACCCCGAGTTCATATCGATCCCTCTCGACGACAAGGGCATGCGGGTTGACCTGCTGGAGGAGAAGCTTGAAGAGCTAAGGAAGCAGGGAAAGAGGGTTAAGATTGTCTACACCGTCTCGACCTTCCAGAACCCCGCGGGAGTAACGATGAGCGTTGACCGGAGGAAAAAGCTCCTTGAGCTTGCCAACGAGTACGACTTCCTGATCGTTGAGGACGGGCCCTACAGCGAACTCCGCTACTCCGGGGAGCCAACCCCGCCGATAAAGCACTTCGACGACTACGGGCGCGTCATCTACCTCGGCACGTTCTCCAAGATACTGGCCCCCGGCTTCAGGATCGGCTGGGTGGCGGCCCACCCGCACCTCATAAGGAAGATGGAGATAGCCAAGCAGAGCATCGACCTCTGCACTAACACCTTTGGGCAGGCAATAGCCTGGAAGTACGTCGAGAACGGCTACCTCGATGAGCACATACCGAAGATAATCGAGTTCTACAAGCCGCGCAGGGACGCCATGCTTGAGGCCCTCGAGGAGTACATGCCCGAGGGAGTCGAATGGACGAAGCCCGAGGGCGGAATGTTCGTCTGGGTGACACTGCCAGAGGGAATCGACACCAAGCTCATGATGGAGAGGGCCGTCGCAAAGGGAGTGGCCTACGTCCCGGGAGAGGCGTTCTTCGTCCACAGGGACAAGAAGAACACCATGAGGCTCAACTTCACCTATGTTCCCGAGGAGACGATAAGGGAAGGCGTCAGAAGGCTCGCGGAGACGATCAAGGAAGAGATGAAGAGGGTCAAGGGCTGA
- the taw2 gene encoding tRNA(Phe) (4-demethylwyosine(37)-C(7)) aminocarboxypropyltransferase Taw2 has translation MAKRTQLIKPRIREILSHELPPELVNTLPKHWVQIGEVLILPLRPELEAYKHRIAEVYARVIGAKTVLRKGRIGGEFRETNYEVLYGSDTVTVHVENGIKYKLDVAKIMFSPANVKERVRMAEVAKPGELVVDMFAGVGHLSLPMAVHKGARVIAIEKSPYTFSFLVENIELNGVWDRMTAYNMDNRDFPGENIADRVLMGYVVTTHEFIPKALSIAKDEAVIHYHNTVPERLMPKEPFETFQRIAKEHGYETEKLNELIIKRYAPGVWHVVVDVRVYKR, from the coding sequence ATGGCAAAGAGAACACAGCTCATAAAGCCGCGTATAAGGGAGATCCTCTCCCACGAGCTCCCCCCTGAGTTAGTGAATACGCTCCCCAAACACTGGGTCCAGATAGGAGAAGTTTTGATCCTGCCGCTCCGCCCGGAGCTTGAAGCGTACAAGCACCGCATAGCGGAGGTCTACGCTCGGGTCATCGGCGCCAAGACCGTCCTGAGGAAGGGCCGCATCGGCGGCGAGTTCCGCGAGACCAACTACGAGGTTCTCTACGGGAGCGACACGGTAACTGTCCACGTGGAGAACGGGATAAAATACAAGCTCGACGTGGCAAAGATCATGTTCTCCCCGGCCAACGTCAAGGAGAGGGTCAGAATGGCCGAGGTGGCAAAGCCGGGGGAGCTGGTTGTGGACATGTTCGCGGGGGTAGGGCACCTCAGCCTCCCCATGGCAGTCCACAAGGGGGCGAGGGTTATAGCGATAGAGAAGAGCCCATACACTTTCAGCTTTCTCGTGGAGAACATAGAGCTTAACGGGGTATGGGACAGGATGACGGCCTACAACATGGACAACAGGGACTTTCCAGGTGAGAACATCGCCGACAGGGTTCTCATGGGGTACGTGGTGACAACCCACGAATTCATTCCAAAGGCCCTCAGCATAGCGAAGGACGAAGCTGTAATCCACTACCACAACACCGTTCCCGAGAGGCTCATGCCAAAGGAGCCCTTCGAGACGTTCCAGAGGATAGCGAAGGAGCACGGCTACGAGACGGAAAAGCTCAACGAGCTGATCATCAAGCGCTACGCTCCAGGAGTTTGGCACGTTGTAGTTGATGTCAGGGTTTACAAGCGGTGA
- a CDS encoding PIN domain-containing protein, with translation MDEDPSSSSWFSRIFKGRKEEFLLEQELSSRAYEEYRRLLLRARPEIEGNNIYVRLPDGEVELSHGKLIVKAKDRNTAEKILRNLHHYEQPPSLWPAYGLSYSLRKAGKPRIRA, from the coding sequence ATGGACGAAGACCCTTCAAGTAGTAGCTGGTTCTCCCGGATATTTAAAGGAAGGAAGGAGGAGTTCCTTCTTGAACAGGAGTTGAGTTCCAGAGCGTACGAGGAATACCGCAGGCTCCTCCTCAGGGCAAGGCCCGAGATCGAGGGAAATAACATCTACGTCAGGCTTCCTGACGGCGAGGTCGAGCTGTCCCACGGCAAGCTCATTGTCAAGGCAAAGGACAGGAATACTGCAGAGAAGATACTCAGGAACCTCCACCACTACGAACAGCCCCCAAGCCTTTGGCCGGCCTACGGCCTCAGCTACTCCCTGAGGAAGGCCGGAAAGCCTCGAATAAGGGCATGA
- the cas4 gene encoding CRISPR-associated protein Cas4, whose translation MSGNGSNGDDGFIEFYASEALTCPRRIYFRLMGYPERWPEFVRVRLNQGINTHSVLGEILQKRFGFELEKHLVLRSNKLGFEIHGRIDAFRDFPIEIKGKTSLPKTPYDYHMAQLNIYLRWAEAEYGYLYYIKLHDEPMKIIGKLDFSDFPVVRGPNFRVFEVPYDKHLFRETLRHFYNVKKAYEKEKPPKGQYSYMCKFCPYRYLCYPDEE comes from the coding sequence ATGAGCGGCAACGGAAGCAATGGGGACGATGGCTTCATTGAGTTCTACGCGAGCGAGGCCTTAACCTGCCCGCGGAGGATATACTTCCGCCTCATGGGATACCCCGAAAGGTGGCCGGAGTTTGTCAGGGTTCGCCTGAACCAGGGGATAAACACCCACAGCGTTCTCGGGGAGATCCTGCAGAAGCGCTTCGGCTTCGAACTTGAGAAGCACCTCGTCCTGCGCTCCAACAAGCTGGGGTTTGAGATCCACGGCAGAATCGATGCGTTTAGGGATTTCCCGATAGAAATAAAGGGGAAGACCAGCCTTCCAAAGACCCCCTACGACTACCACATGGCCCAGCTCAACATCTACCTCCGGTGGGCAGAGGCAGAGTACGGCTACCTCTACTACATCAAGCTCCACGACGAGCCTATGAAGATCATAGGAAAGCTCGACTTCTCGGACTTCCCAGTGGTCAGAGGGCCGAACTTCAGGGTCTTTGAGGTTCCCTACGACAAACACCTCTTCAGGGAGACGTTGAGGCACTTCTACAACGTGAAAAAAGCGTACGAGAAGGAAAAGCCCCCAAAGGGTCAGTACTCTTACATGTGCAAGTTCTGCCCATATAGATACCTGTGCTATCCCGACGAGGAATGA
- a CDS encoding ATP-binding protein, with translation MKIEELKNVLISQREELLDFVSRERLVERDVERSAREFLSFPNVLAILGVRRSGKSVLSWRLAGEDALYVNFFDERLIGFKSGDFERLLSAARELWGEPTTIVLDEVQEVEGWQKFVSRMRVNKRIIVTGSSSKLLSGEMATYLTGRHVELTLFPFSFREFLKLRGVELGENWEHSDRKLAEIKRVLSEYLEMGGFPEVGKFGKLYLNQIYRDLVERDVIMRHNVRHREALRELARYLISNYSSEFTYSKLGSIVGLRDVHTVKDYVSYLEEAYLIFTLMRFSFKPKGQLLAPRKVYPVDTGIARTLSLKAHPERGKLMELAVFLEIQRSLSYSFIPGEVYYWRDDKGEVDFVVRLSHTLLPIQVTFSLEDAHAREIGNLVRVSKLLRSKKALVVTWEEKEKKTIDGVEIEILPLWEFLMKGLSPFLPST, from the coding sequence ATGAAGATCGAGGAACTCAAAAACGTTCTGATCTCTCAGAGGGAAGAACTTCTGGACTTCGTGAGCAGGGAAAGACTAGTGGAGAGGGACGTCGAGAGAAGCGCTAGGGAGTTCCTTTCCTTCCCCAACGTTCTCGCCATACTCGGCGTGCGGCGTTCTGGAAAATCGGTTCTATCATGGCGCCTCGCGGGGGAAGACGCTCTTTACGTCAACTTCTTCGACGAGAGATTGATCGGCTTCAAAAGCGGGGACTTTGAGAGGCTTCTCAGTGCTGCACGGGAGCTCTGGGGGGAGCCCACAACTATAGTCCTCGATGAGGTTCAGGAAGTAGAGGGCTGGCAGAAGTTCGTCTCACGCATGAGGGTGAACAAGAGGATCATCGTCACCGGCTCGTCCTCAAAGCTCCTCTCCGGTGAGATGGCCACCTATCTGACCGGGAGGCACGTTGAGCTCACGCTCTTTCCGTTTTCATTCCGCGAGTTCTTAAAGCTTCGCGGGGTCGAGCTTGGGGAGAACTGGGAGCACTCAGATAGAAAGCTGGCAGAGATAAAACGCGTCCTCAGCGAGTACCTTGAGATGGGAGGTTTCCCCGAAGTTGGGAAGTTCGGAAAACTGTACCTGAATCAGATATACCGCGATCTCGTGGAGCGGGACGTGATAATGAGACACAACGTAAGACACCGGGAGGCTCTAAGGGAACTCGCGAGGTACCTGATTTCGAATTATTCCTCTGAGTTCACCTACTCCAAGCTTGGTTCGATAGTTGGCCTAAGGGACGTTCACACAGTCAAGGATTACGTTTCATACCTAGAGGAGGCTTATCTAATCTTCACGCTGATGCGCTTTTCTTTCAAGCCCAAAGGCCAGCTGCTAGCCCCTAGAAAGGTCTATCCGGTAGACACGGGCATAGCAAGGACGCTCTCCCTGAAGGCCCATCCCGAAAGGGGAAAGCTCATGGAACTGGCGGTGTTCCTCGAAATCCAGCGTTCACTGAGCTACTCTTTTATCCCTGGAGAAGTCTATTACTGGAGGGACGATAAGGGAGAGGTGGACTTTGTAGTTCGGTTGTCTCATACATTGCTTCCCATCCAGGTGACTTTCTCCCTTGAAGACGCACATGCAAGAGAAATTGGAAATCTGGTGCGGGTTTCTAAACTTCTCCGGTCAAAGAAGGCCCTCGTGGTCACATGGGAGGAAAAGGAGAAGAAGACCATAGACGGTGTTGAAATTGAAATCCTTCCCTTATGGGAGTTCCTGATGAAGGGGCTCAGCCCCTTCTTACCCTCCACTTGA